One Nicotiana tomentosiformis chromosome 4, ASM39032v3, whole genome shotgun sequence genomic window carries:
- the LOC138909321 gene encoding uncharacterized protein has product MTALEYAVRFSGLARYAPALVSTVRERVQRFIEGLHPCIRTSMASELEMDITYQKAVSIARRVDGMLARDTEREAKRSRETGHYSGARAPATRYGRGFVSRPVHSALPAASGVLAPPRPQEPYYAPPVYSMPPTRGTITSQLSRPSPSQSQLPHPPRGCFEYGDTRHLVRDCRRARSGASPQTYQPPRAPPGPPALLPAPAATPPPQQARGGGRGGRGGRGRPRGGGQARHYALLAHSEAVASVSVITVAFLGHIVTCDGIKIDLKKLDAVQSWPRPSSATEIYSFLSLAGQLKVHEKNYPVHDIELAAIVQALNIWRNYFYGVPCEIYTDHQSLQYLSRQKELNLRQWRWLELLKDYDITILYHPGKANIVADALSRREESLGSLAFLLAAERPLALDVQALANQFVRFDISKPSRVLACVVSRSSLYDRIRERQ; this is encoded by the exons atgactgcgttggagtatgcagtccgtttcagtgggTTAGCTCGCTATGCACCAGCtctggtttctacagtcagagagagggttcaacgcttcattgagggactccacccctgtattcggaccagtatggccagtgagttagagatggacatcacttatcagaaggcagtgagcattgccaggagagtggatgGCATGTTAGCCCGGGACacagagagagaggccaagaggtctcgagagactggtcattattcaggagctcgtgcaccagcaacaCGCTacggtaggggttttgtgagtcgccctgttcattcagctcttccagcagccagtggTGTtctagctcctcctagacctcaggagccttattatgcaccgccagtatacagtatgcctcctactcgaggtacTATTACCAGCCAGCTCAGTAGACCaagtccgagtcagtctcagctgccgcatcctccgagaggttgttttgagtatggtgatactcgtcacctggttagagattgccgtAGAGCCAGGAGTGGTGCATCTCCACaaacttatcagcctccacgcgctccaccaggtcctccagcccttcttccagcaccagctgctaccccacctcctcagcaagctcgaggtggaggtcggggaggtcggggaggtcgaggtcgccctagagggggaggccaggccaggcaCTATGCCCTTCTAGCccattcagaggccgttgcttcagtttcagttatcacag tggcattcttgggccacatagtgacttgtgatgggatcaagatAGATCTAAAGAAGTTGGatgcagtgcagagttggcctagaccgtcatcagctacggagatctacAGTTTCCtcagtttggcggg acagttgaaggtgcatgagaagaattatccagttcatgatatcgagttagcagctattgttcaagcCCTGAATATCTGGCGTAATTATTTTtatggtgttccctgtgagatttacactgatcaccaaagtttgcagtacttgtccaggcaaAAGGAATTAAATTTGCGCcaatggaggtggttggagctacttaaagactatgatatcactatattataccacccggggaaggccaatatagtggccgacgccttgagtcgccgggaagagagtttggggagtttggcatttcTTCtagcagctgagaggcccttagccttggatgttcaggccttagccaaccagttcgtgagatttgatatttcaaagcctagtcgggtattagcttgtgtggtttctcgatcttctctttatgaccgtatcagggagcgccagtag